The Kribbella sp. NBC_00662 nucleotide sequence GGGTGGGACGTGGAACGCAGCGTCGCATCGACCTTCATCCGACCGTGCGCGTCGACGGCGAACCCTGCCTCGGCCGCCAGCGGAGACACCTCGAACCCGGTCGTCCACACCACGACGTCGGCGGCCACGCGATCCCCGTCGTCCAGCTTCAGGCCGTCCGCGTCCACCGCGGCGACGCGGGCGTTCTCGACCAGCTCGATGCCGAGGCGGTCGACCGCGCGGTGCAGGTGCTTGCGCCCGCGCTCCGACAGCGCGGAGCCGAGTCGGCCGCTGGTGACGAGCCGTACGACGCGGTCCGGGTACGTCTCCGCGAGCTCGGTGGCGGCCTCGATCCCGGTCAGCCCGCCGCCGACGACAGCAATCGTGCCGCTCGTCCGGAGCCGGTCGCGCAGGCGGCCCGCGTGATCGACATCGGCGACGGTGTATGCGTATTCGCTTGCTCCGGGCACCGAGTTCAGGTCGGCGCGGCTGCCGAGCGCATAGATCAGTACGTCGTACCGCAGCTCGCGATCGGTCAGCACGACGGTCCGGTTCGCGGCGTCGATCCGCTGCACACGATCGGCGACGAACTCGACCCCGGTCCCTTCGAGCAGATCCTTGATCGGCCGCTCCGGCAGCTGCTGCCCGGACGCGAGCTGGTGCATCCGGACCCGCTCGACGAAGGTCTCCCGGGCGTTGACGAGCGTGACCGATGAGGGCGTACGACGGGCCGCCAGCTTGGCTGCGACGAGACCGGAGTATCCGGCTCCTAGTACGACGATGTGCATGTCCGCACTCCTTTCGACGTACACCAGACACGGCTCACCAGTCCGGATGTGACGTGACGCCGATCACGTCACGAATCGAGGGGGTTGCCCGGTCAGTTGGCCATGAACCAGAACGCAGTACTCACCCGTGGCGCCGACGCCGAACGGCTCGGTGAGGCGCCGAACCAGACCTGGCTGATCGCCGACGCCGAGCACACCGACGGAATCATGAACGTCGTCCGCACCACACTCGGTCCGGGCGTCGACGGTCCGCCGCCGCACTTCCACCAGGAGTCGCCGGAGATGTTCTACCTGCTCGACGGCGCGCTCCGGATCCTGGCCGGCGACCAGGTCGTGACGATCGAGAAGGGCGACTATCTCCTCGTGCCGCCGATGATGCATCACGCGTGGGGTACGCCGATGGGCAGCGGCGCCGACGTACTGATCGTGAAGGCTCCCGGCAACAGCCGGTTCGAGTACTTCCGGCTCGGCGATCGGATCCGGCGGGGCGAGGCGTCGCCGACGGAGGTGCTGGCGACCGCGGAACGGTTCGACAACCACTTTGTCGACAATCCGGTCTGGCGGCGGGAGCTCGCCGTACGCGAAGGTGAACGGCAGCAGATCGTCCCGTTCCCGGAGGGGTGATGATCGGGGTTGTGGAGTTCGAGGAGCAGCGGCGGCGGTTGTTCGGGATCGCGTACCGAATGCTCGGTGAGGCGAGCGAGGCGGAGGACGTCGTCCAGGACGCGTACCTACGCTGGCGGTCCGGGCACGAGCCGGTGGAGACGCCGGCCGCCTGGCTGACCACGGTCGTCACCAACCTCTGCATCAACCGGTTGACGTCGGCACGGGCCCGGCGCGAGCGGTACGTCGGCCCGTGGCTGCCGGAGCCGGTTGCCACAGGCAACGATCCGGCCGAGCTGATCGAGCGGCGGGACACGGTGTCGCTCGGACTCCTGGTCCTGCTCGAGAAGCTCACGCCGCCGGAGCGGGCAGTGTTCGTGCTGCGGGAGGCGTTCGACTACACGCATCGTGAGACGGCAGAGGTTCTCGGGGTCGACGAGGCGCATGCGCGGCAGCTGTACCA carries:
- a CDS encoding NAD(P)/FAD-dependent oxidoreductase, producing MHIVVLGAGYSGLVAAKLAARRTPSSVTLVNARETFVERVRMHQLASGQQLPERPIKDLLEGTGVEFVADRVQRIDAANRTVVLTDRELRYDVLIYALGSRADLNSVPGASEYAYTVADVDHAGRLRDRLRTSGTIAVVGGGLTGIEAATELAETYPDRVVRLVTSGRLGSALSERGRKHLHRAVDRLGIELVENARVAAVDADGLKLDDGDRVAADVVVWTTGFEVSPLAAEAGFAVDAHGRMKVDATLRSTSHPDVYGIGDAAAVRRTSGQELRMACATGLPAAAHAVRSLKARLEGHEPKPLRFRYINQCISLGRNDALIQFVHADDSPRKSVLTGRAAARYKETIVRSAYLAQRHPGLTALA
- a CDS encoding cupin domain-containing protein; this translates as MNQNAVLTRGADAERLGEAPNQTWLIADAEHTDGIMNVVRTTLGPGVDGPPPHFHQESPEMFYLLDGALRILAGDQVVTIEKGDYLLVPPMMHHAWGTPMGSGADVLIVKAPGNSRFEYFRLGDRIRRGEASPTEVLATAERFDNHFVDNPVWRRELAVREGERQQIVPFPEG
- the sigJ gene encoding RNA polymerase sigma factor SigJ, giving the protein MIGVVEFEEQRRRLFGIAYRMLGEASEAEDVVQDAYLRWRSGHEPVETPAAWLTTVVTNLCINRLTSARARRERYVGPWLPEPVATGNDPAELIERRDTVSLGLLVLLEKLTPPERAVFVLREAFDYTHRETAEVLGVDEAHARQLYHRALVRLGKARRRFDVRPADGAKLVERFIAATVEGDVAGLEAILTEDAAIWADGGGKAIAAREPIFGRSNAAHYLAGLASSPRALTARLSVAEINNAAAILVHESGELTGVLVPEVHDDTITTIRAILNPDKLTYLQTQLG